A genomic region of Gemmata massiliana contains the following coding sequences:
- a CDS encoding FG-GAP-like repeat-containing protein: MPKPTRSRPQTRLGIELLEDRLTPANPLASADAYTITRDQTLTAAVTQGVLANDTSAGAPMRAGVFQGPAHGSLSLAVDGSFVYTPDPGFTGTDEFYYHVTDTAGGGRTLYTVDAATDQLVALDRDTGNFRIVGDIGYDMYATDIAALNGVIYAVTANHSASNPSGFALVGIDVRTGAKVSVVQLSTSNPDTLADVDGLAVVKGELLIAYIANDLSTSNIGKINLQTGHITLVQGFGGGQDFDGIGANENGILYAVNTEAYSAPLKQIIFQQFTFQPSPNVFNIRDDVLSNAIISDLAFTPFGMYAIDNGERLIHRYNSTTFVREDTFAMGFGAASFIGIDWAADGASVGKVTITVGSGPGAPAVTDVTTNEDTQTGSIVVTRGATNGPEVTHFKITNVRNGTLYKHDGATVINNGDFITVAEGTAGLKFTPAPNLNSGASMFSFDVQASTSASGAGVGDSVATATVTVTPVNDAPAFTRGADQTVPVNSGPQVVTGWAAGFSAGPGNESGQSVLAYEVIGNTNPALFAVAPTIAPDGTLSYTPATGALGSAEITIVVRDDGGISGGGANQSTPQRFTIAVTQVVVVDPPGNPLPSTPVSPVAARTVIAVGSPVGTPSQARLIDSRTGAELLRVIPFAGFSGGISVAAGDLNGDGKADLVVGAGAGGNTHVRAFDGATGAELASFLAYRGFSGGISVAVGDVNGDGFGDIVTGVGAGAPGGHVKAFNVVAHTFGGLSVVSGDAIASFFAYDGAFRGGVSVATGDVNGDGIADIITGSGPGAPNGHVKAFSGSTRTELASFYAFSGFTGGLRVSAADLDGDGAAEVVVLASGTPHVKVFGKDGSTRSSYLAYPRPGYSAFGVTTADVNRDGIAEVVTSALTGAAPQLRAFRGAGAAQIEVPFVLPDDILGGIEVG; encoded by the coding sequence TTGCCCAAGCCCACCCGATCCCGCCCACAAACACGCCTCGGAATCGAACTCCTCGAAGACCGCCTGACGCCCGCGAATCCGCTGGCCAGCGCCGATGCCTACACGATCACCAGAGATCAAACACTAACTGCTGCCGTAACGCAAGGCGTTTTGGCGAACGACACGTCGGCCGGGGCGCCGATGCGGGCGGGTGTGTTCCAGGGACCGGCTCACGGGTCGCTCAGCTTGGCGGTCGACGGGAGTTTCGTCTACACCCCCGACCCGGGGTTCACCGGGACCGACGAGTTTTACTACCACGTGACGGACACGGCCGGGGGCGGGCGCACCCTGTACACCGTGGACGCGGCGACCGACCAACTCGTCGCGCTCGACCGCGACACCGGGAACTTTCGGATCGTCGGTGACATCGGGTACGACATGTACGCTACGGACATCGCGGCCCTCAACGGCGTGATCTACGCCGTGACCGCGAACCACTCGGCGTCGAACCCGTCGGGGTTCGCGCTGGTCGGGATCGACGTCCGGACCGGTGCGAAGGTTTCTGTCGTCCAACTCAGCACCAGTAACCCGGACACCCTCGCCGATGTGGACGGGCTGGCGGTCGTCAAGGGCGAACTGCTGATCGCCTACATCGCGAACGACCTCTCGACGAGCAACATCGGGAAGATCAACTTGCAGACGGGCCACATCACGCTCGTGCAGGGGTTCGGTGGGGGCCAGGACTTCGACGGGATCGGGGCGAACGAGAACGGGATCTTGTACGCCGTGAACACCGAAGCGTACTCGGCCCCGCTCAAACAGATCATCTTCCAGCAGTTCACGTTCCAACCGTCCCCGAACGTGTTCAACATCAGAGACGACGTGCTGTCTAACGCCATCATCAGTGACCTCGCGTTCACACCGTTCGGGATGTACGCGATCGACAACGGGGAGCGCCTGATCCACCGCTACAACAGCACGACGTTTGTCCGCGAGGACACGTTCGCGATGGGTTTTGGGGCGGCCAGTTTCATCGGCATCGATTGGGCCGCGGACGGCGCGAGTGTCGGGAAGGTGACCATTACGGTCGGTTCGGGGCCGGGCGCCCCGGCCGTGACCGACGTCACCACGAACGAAGACACTCAGACGGGGAGCATCGTCGTCACGCGGGGCGCGACGAACGGTCCCGAGGTGACGCACTTTAAGATCACGAACGTGCGCAACGGAACGCTGTACAAGCACGACGGCGCGACGGTTATCAACAACGGCGACTTTATTACCGTGGCGGAAGGGACCGCGGGGCTGAAGTTCACGCCCGCGCCCAATCTCAACTCGGGCGCATCGATGTTCTCGTTCGATGTGCAGGCTTCCACGAGCGCGTCGGGCGCCGGGGTGGGCGACTCTGTCGCCACCGCGACGGTAACCGTTACCCCGGTGAACGATGCCCCGGCGTTTACGAGGGGGGCAGACCAGACCGTTCCCGTGAACAGCGGGCCGCAGGTGGTGACCGGGTGGGCTGCGGGTTTCAGTGCCGGTCCCGGGAACGAGTCGGGCCAGTCGGTTCTGGCGTATGAGGTGATCGGGAACACGAACCCGGCGCTGTTCGCGGTCGCCCCGACGATCGCTCCGGACGGGACGCTCTCGTACACCCCGGCTACGGGGGCATTGGGTAGCGCGGAGATCACGATCGTCGTTCGGGATGACGGCGGAATTTCTGGTGGAGGGGCCAACCAGTCCACTCCGCAGCGGTTCACCATCGCTGTGACGCAGGTCGTTGTGGTCGATCCTCCGGGGAATCCACTCCCGTCCACGCCCGTTTCGCCCGTAGCCGCACGAACGGTGATCGCCGTGGGCAGTCCCGTGGGCACCCCGTCACAGGCCCGACTCATTGATTCGCGCACGGGCGCGGAGCTGTTGCGCGTCATTCCGTTTGCTGGTTTCAGTGGCGGTATCTCGGTCGCGGCGGGTGACTTGAACGGCGACGGAAAAGCCGACCTGGTTGTGGGGGCCGGTGCCGGAGGCAACACACACGTGCGTGCGTTCGACGGGGCCACGGGTGCGGAACTCGCGAGTTTCCTGGCTTACCGGGGTTTCAGTGGCGGGATCTCGGTCGCAGTCGGTGACGTGAACGGTGACGGGTTCGGGGACATCGTGACCGGAGTCGGAGCTGGGGCGCCGGGCGGTCACGTTAAGGCGTTCAACGTGGTCGCGCACACGTTCGGCGGGTTGAGTGTCGTATCCGGGGACGCGATCGCGAGCTTCTTCGCTTACGACGGTGCGTTCCGCGGGGGTGTCTCGGTCGCGACCGGGGACGTGAACGGGGACGGGATCGCGGACATCATTACCGGTTCCGGTCCGGGTGCACCCAACGGTCACGTCAAGGCGTTCAGTGGCTCGACGCGCACGGAACTCGCGAGCTTTTACGCATTCAGCGGGTTCACCGGGGGCTTGCGCGTTTCGGCCGCGGACCTGGACGGGGACGGTGCCGCTGAGGTCGTGGTGCTCGCTTCCGGAACACCGCACGTCAAGGTGTTCGGAAAAGACGGCTCAACCCGCTCGAGCTACCTGGCTTACCCGCGCCCGGGATACTCGGCGTTTGGTGTTACGACGGCGGACGTGAACCGCGACGGTATCGCCGAGGTCGTGACGAGCGCCCTGACCGGGGCTGCGCCGCAACTGAGAGCATTCCGAGGGGCCGGGGCCGCTCAAATCGAAGTCCCGTTCGTGCTCCCGGACGATATTCTGGGCGGGATCGAGGTGGGGTAA